Proteins from a genomic interval of Chitinophagales bacterium:
- a CDS encoding CoA-binding protein: MTPKKTVILGASTHEWRYAYLAAYKLATYGHEIVPIGIENGIVAGKEILIGQPAMENVHTVTMYLNPKNQVEYYEYILENLQPERIVFNPGSENPELMEMAGAHQIEVVEGCTLVMLSVGQY; this comes from the coding sequence ATGACACCAAAAAAGACAGTAATTTTAGGCGCAAGTACACACGAATGGAGATATGCCTATCTAGCTGCGTATAAACTGGCAACTTATGGACATGAAATAGTACCTATCGGCATCGAAAATGGAATAGTGGCAGGAAAAGAAATCCTTATCGGACAACCTGCAATGGAGAACGTGCATACCGTAACCATGTATTTGAATCCTAAAAATCAGGTAGAATACTACGAATATATCTTAGAAAATCTACAACCCGAACGCATTGTTTTCAATCCTGGTAGTGAAAATCCAGAACTGATGGAAATGGCAGGAGCACATCAAATTGAAGTCGTTGAAGGTTGTACATTGGTGATGTTGTCGGTAGGACAATACTAA
- a CDS encoding glycosyl hydrolase family 18 protein, protein MMKTLFVSILFFITTLSLVFAQNTEESSPSISADQTAYFEQFEDLDSVNQVLFGEPEVNIAKGVRTEGCQLKKQVYGYHPYWMDKYYKSYDYSLLSTFIYFCYDLNPKTGDYTSIHQWKTNPSITLAQKAGARVELCVKNFSNHSLFLSNPRAWEKLANNLIELLQWRNADGVNIDFEAVPKNQSKNLVKFCSYLSSRLKSSIKGASISMAIPAVDWNGAFLLAELDPYIDAFIIMGYDYHYKSAAIAGPVAPLDHDARWYTTSINRSVANYLRKNIAASKLILAIPYYGYEWKTYSSEIPSKRQTNTKGTARVYTQIKKMLEKKVKRTWHYQSKTPYFTFTKGKTTRQLWYDDEESLEKKYDFVNAQQLGGVGIWALGYDNGYKELWNLLEKKFMDCQDHNPALFDYYSSTSKTMNQDCQPTTHIFDVENTYEGDFTIRFEDNDKCEAGWSGMYYQVLEKNGDSWEGNFYNGFFNDEFEGAKLASHWTPAEGLWSANGNRLYQGLQDHNNTNLYASLMQRDYHSYLYHWWGKIGGDGNNRRVGLHFFADDPSAVNRGNSYFVYYRVDSKQIEIYKVTNNRFSRKAVQPCNMDADTDYDFKIVYDPKSGLIEAYLDNKLLIQWQDSQPLTYGEYISFRTGECFFSCDFLKVYKSRTNSEMVRVGTTQQDDVRLKNRNDITPSCRIVSIAKNGYHQWSAPEVKETKIE, encoded by the coding sequence CTGCTTATTTTGAACAGTTTGAAGACCTCGATAGCGTAAATCAAGTATTGTTTGGTGAACCTGAAGTAAACATTGCCAAAGGTGTACGCACAGAAGGCTGTCAATTGAAAAAACAGGTTTACGGCTATCATCCTTATTGGATGGACAAATACTACAAATCTTATGACTACTCTTTGCTCTCTACGTTTATTTATTTCTGTTATGATTTGAATCCAAAAACAGGTGATTATACAAGTATTCACCAATGGAAAACAAACCCTTCCATCACTTTGGCGCAAAAAGCGGGGGCGAGAGTAGAACTTTGTGTAAAAAACTTTAGCAACCACAGTCTTTTTCTCTCCAATCCAAGGGCATGGGAAAAACTCGCTAACAACTTGATTGAACTCCTTCAATGGAGAAATGCAGATGGGGTGAACATTGATTTTGAAGCTGTTCCGAAAAACCAATCAAAGAATTTGGTCAAATTTTGCAGCTATCTCTCCAGTCGATTAAAAAGCTCCATCAAAGGAGCAAGCATTTCAATGGCGATTCCAGCAGTGGATTGGAATGGTGCGTTTTTATTGGCAGAGTTAGACCCTTACATTGATGCCTTTATCATTATGGGCTACGATTACCACTACAAATCGGCAGCGATTGCAGGGCCTGTTGCTCCTTTAGATCATGATGCCCGATGGTACACGACTTCTATCAATCGGAGTGTTGCGAATTATTTGCGAAAAAACATTGCTGCCTCCAAATTAATTTTGGCTATTCCTTATTATGGTTATGAATGGAAAACGTATAGTAGTGAAATCCCATCCAAACGTCAAACGAATACCAAAGGTACTGCAAGGGTTTATACTCAGATCAAAAAGATGCTGGAAAAAAAGGTGAAACGCACTTGGCATTACCAGAGCAAAACACCATATTTTACCTTCACCAAAGGCAAGACGACCCGACAACTTTGGTACGATGATGAAGAGAGTTTGGAAAAGAAATACGACTTTGTCAACGCACAGCAATTGGGCGGTGTAGGAATCTGGGCATTAGGTTATGACAATGGGTACAAGGAATTATGGAACTTGCTCGAAAAAAAATTCATGGATTGTCAAGACCACAATCCAGCATTGTTTGACTACTACAGCAGCACTTCAAAAACGATGAATCAAGATTGCCAACCTACAACGCATATTTTTGATGTAGAAAATACGTATGAAGGTGATTTTACCATTCGATTTGAAGACAATGACAAATGTGAGGCAGGTTGGTCGGGTATGTACTATCAAGTATTGGAGAAAAATGGAGACAGTTGGGAGGGAAATTTTTACAACGGCTTCTTCAATGATGAATTTGAAGGAGCTAAATTAGCCTCACATTGGACTCCCGCAGAAGGGCTTTGGTCGGCAAATGGAAATCGTTTGTACCAAGGGCTACAAGACCATAACAATACAAACCTGTACGCTTCTTTGATGCAGCGAGATTACCACAGTTACTTGTACCATTGGTGGGGGAAAATTGGAGGAGATGGCAATAATAGGCGGGTCGGCTTGCATTTTTTTGCAGATGACCCGAGCGCAGTTAATCGAGGTAATTCTTATTTTGTGTATTATCGAGTGGATTCTAAACAAATAGAAATCTACAAAGTAACGAACAACCGCTTTAGCCGAAAAGCAGTGCAGCCCTGCAATATGGATGCCGATACGGACTATGATTTCAAAATTGTATATGATCCTAAATCTGGTTTGATTGAAGCCTATCTTGACAATAAATTGCTGATTCAATGGCAAGATTCTCAGCCGCTTACTTATGGCGAGTACATTTCTTTCCGAACGGGTGAGTGCTTTTTTAGTTGTGACTTCCTAAAAGTATATAAATCAAGAACAAACTCAGAAATGGTGAGGGTGGGAACTACTCAACAGGATGATGTGCGTCTCAAAAATCGAAATGACATAACTCCGAGCTGCCGCATTGTTTCGATTGCGAAAAATGGATACCATCAATGGAGCGCACCCGAAGTAAAAGAAACAAAAATAGAGTAA